A single window of Streptomyces xanthii DNA harbors:
- a CDS encoding LacI family DNA-binding transcriptional regulator, translating to MTARLADIAAQAGVSEATVSRVLNGKPGVAAATRQSVLAALDVLGYERPVRLKQRSAGLIGLITPELENPIFPALAQVVVQALTRQGFTPVLATQTPGGSTEDELTEMLVDRGVSGIIYVSGLHADTTADTRRYERLRGQGVPFVLVDGFSASVAAPFISPDDRAAAALAVTHLVSLGHTRIGLALGPKRFVPVQRKTEGFVRAMRERLGLSPEDVERDFVEHSLYTLEGGQAAASALLDRGCTALVCASDMMALGAVRAVRQRGLDVPRDVSVVGFDDSPLIAFTDPPLTTIRKPVHAMGQAAVNTLLEEVAGTPAPHSEFVFMPELVVRGSTASALGGPARS from the coding sequence GTGACAGCGCGATTGGCCGACATAGCGGCACAGGCGGGGGTCAGCGAAGCGACGGTCAGCCGCGTGCTCAACGGCAAACCCGGCGTCGCCGCGGCCACCCGGCAATCCGTCCTCGCCGCCCTCGACGTCCTCGGCTACGAACGCCCCGTGCGGCTGAAACAGCGCAGCGCGGGCCTGATCGGCCTGATCACCCCGGAGCTGGAGAACCCCATCTTCCCGGCGCTCGCCCAGGTCGTGGTGCAGGCCCTGACCCGGCAGGGGTTCACCCCCGTACTGGCGACGCAGACACCGGGCGGCTCGACCGAGGACGAGCTGACCGAGATGCTCGTGGACCGCGGGGTGAGCGGCATCATCTACGTGTCCGGCCTGCACGCCGACACGACGGCGGACACCCGGCGCTACGAGCGACTGCGCGGCCAGGGCGTCCCGTTCGTGCTCGTGGACGGCTTCTCCGCGTCGGTCGCGGCGCCGTTCATCTCCCCCGACGACCGGGCCGCGGCGGCGCTCGCCGTGACGCACCTGGTCTCGCTCGGCCACACCCGGATCGGACTGGCGCTCGGCCCGAAGCGGTTCGTGCCGGTGCAGCGCAAGACCGAGGGCTTCGTACGCGCGATGCGCGAGCGGCTCGGACTGTCCCCCGAGGACGTGGAGCGGGACTTCGTCGAGCACTCCCTGTACACGCTCGAGGGCGGTCAGGCGGCGGCCTCGGCGCTGCTCGACCGGGGCTGCACGGCGCTCGTCTGCGCCAGCGACATGATGGCACTGGGTGCCGTGCGAGCGGTGCGGCAGCGCGGCCTCGACGTGCCGCGGGACGTGTCGGTGGTCGGCTTCGACGACTCCCCGCTCATCGCGTTCACGGACCCGCCGCTGACCACGATCCGCAAGCCCGTGCACGCGATGGGTCAGGCCGCCGTCAACACGCTGCTCGAGGAAGTCGCCGGGACGCCGGCGCCGCACAGCGAGTTCGTCTTCATGCCCGAGCTGGTCGTCAGGGGCTCCACTGCCTCGGCCCTTGGGGGTCCGGCTCGTTCCTGA
- a CDS encoding 5-carboxymethyl-2-hydroxymuconate Delta-isomerase: MPLITVDHSAGLDERLDHDGLAGAVHQACVDKVAARIPACKTTFRSAGENVVGDGAEPVQVLHVEIALLAGRTEEAKAALAETVLGLLPAHIQDPAGVHLSVEVRDLDPAYRSAIA, translated from the coding sequence ATGCCGCTGATCACCGTCGACCACTCCGCCGGCCTCGACGAACGGCTGGACCACGACGGGCTCGCCGGCGCCGTCCACCAGGCCTGCGTCGACAAGGTCGCCGCCCGGATCCCGGCCTGCAAGACGACGTTCCGCAGCGCCGGGGAGAACGTGGTCGGCGACGGCGCCGAGCCGGTCCAGGTGCTGCACGTCGAGATCGCGCTGCTCGCGGGCCGCACCGAAGAGGCCAAGGCGGCGCTCGCCGAGACCGTGCTCGGGCTGCTGCCCGCGCACATCCAGGACCCGGCGGGGGTCCACCTGTCGGTCGAGGTGCGGGACCTCGACCCGGCGTACCGCTCCGCGATCGCCTGA
- a CDS encoding TetR/AcrR family transcriptional regulator — protein sequence MTTGVRRRLGVEERRRQLIEVALELFSNRSPDEVSIDEIAAAAGISRPLVYHYFPGKLSLYEAALQRAAQDLAERFEEPQDGPLGARLLRVMSRFFDFVDEHGPGFSALMRGGPAVGSSTTNALIDSVRQAAYVQILAHLQVTRPSPRLDLVVRSWVSLAESTALIWLDGRRIPREELERQLVHDFAALAAVSAAYDEEMAALLRRILAAEPADGPFTDLVERLALLAPV from the coding sequence ATGACTACCGGGGTGCGGCGCAGATTGGGAGTCGAGGAGCGGCGGCGGCAGTTGATCGAGGTCGCCCTCGAACTGTTCAGCAACCGCTCCCCCGACGAGGTCTCCATCGACGAGATAGCGGCCGCCGCGGGCATCTCGCGGCCGCTCGTCTACCACTACTTCCCGGGCAAACTCAGCCTGTACGAGGCCGCGTTGCAGCGGGCCGCGCAGGATCTCGCGGAGCGCTTCGAGGAGCCGCAGGACGGGCCGCTCGGGGCGCGGCTGCTGCGCGTGATGAGCCGCTTCTTCGACTTCGTGGACGAGCACGGGCCCGGTTTCTCGGCGCTGATGCGCGGCGGCCCGGCCGTCGGCTCCTCGACGACGAACGCGCTGATCGACTCCGTCCGGCAGGCCGCGTACGTCCAGATCCTGGCGCATCTGCAGGTGACCCGGCCGAGCCCGCGCCTGGACCTCGTGGTCCGCTCGTGGGTCTCGCTCGCCGAGTCGACGGCGCTGATCTGGCTGGACGGGCGCCGCATCCCCCGCGAGGAGCTCGAGCGGCAACTGGTGCACGACTTCGCGGCGCTGGCCGCCGTGAGCGCCGCCTACGACGAGGAGATGGCGGCGCTGCTGCGCCGCATCCTCGCCGCCGAGCCGGCCGACGGGCCCTTCACGGACCTGGTCGAACGGCTCGCGCTGCTGGCCCCCGTGTAG
- a CDS encoding PDR/VanB family oxidoreductase has protein sequence MKARTLRKAVLVAGAALVVRRALRRRIKDSPLWPLPALEEPTSGRPRARALRLLVAGHEQVADGVVQLRLEGTNLPAWQPGAHLDLVLPSGLIRQYSLCGDPEDTSSYTVATRLIPAEEGGRGGSREVHEQLAQGAEIEIRGPRNRFPLQEGAPAYLFVAGGIGITPVLPMLRAVEARGAEWRLLYAGRTRSSMPFLEDVLKLDGQRGRVTAVAEDEDGRPDLAAALGATAPGTAVYCCGPEGLMAAVEDLLPEGRELHLERFAPRNSAGGNGPFEVELRRSGKVVQVAADTTVLAALRPEVPGLAYSCEQGFCGTCQQRVVEGEIDHRDELLTDAERDDSMLICVSRCRGERLVLDL, from the coding sequence ATGAAGGCCCGCACGCTGCGCAAGGCCGTCCTCGTCGCCGGCGCCGCGCTCGTCGTGCGCCGCGCCCTGCGCCGCCGCATCAAGGACTCCCCGCTGTGGCCGCTGCCGGCCCTGGAGGAGCCGACGTCCGGGCGTCCGCGCGCCCGCGCACTGCGGCTGCTCGTCGCCGGGCACGAGCAGGTGGCCGACGGCGTCGTCCAGCTCCGCCTGGAAGGCACGAACCTGCCCGCGTGGCAGCCCGGCGCCCACCTCGACCTCGTCCTGCCCTCCGGCCTGATCCGGCAGTACTCGCTGTGCGGCGACCCCGAGGACACGTCCTCGTACACGGTCGCGACCCGGCTGATACCGGCCGAGGAGGGCGGGCGGGGCGGCTCGCGCGAGGTGCACGAGCAGCTCGCGCAGGGCGCCGAGATCGAGATCCGCGGCCCGCGCAACCGGTTCCCGCTCCAGGAGGGCGCGCCGGCGTACCTGTTCGTCGCGGGCGGCATCGGCATCACGCCGGTCCTGCCGATGCTGCGCGCCGTCGAGGCCCGCGGCGCCGAGTGGCGGCTGCTCTACGCGGGCCGGACCCGGTCCTCCATGCCGTTCCTGGAGGACGTCCTCAAGCTCGACGGGCAGCGGGGGCGGGTCACCGCCGTCGCCGAGGACGAGGACGGGCGGCCCGACCTCGCGGCCGCGCTCGGGGCCACCGCGCCCGGCACCGCCGTGTACTGCTGCGGCCCCGAGGGCCTGATGGCGGCGGTCGAGGACCTGCTGCCCGAGGGCCGCGAACTCCACCTGGAGCGCTTCGCCCCGCGCAATTCGGCCGGCGGGAACGGGCCGTTCGAGGTCGAGCTGCGGCGCAGCGGCAAGGTCGTCCAGGTGGCGGCGGACACCACGGTGCTCGCGGCGCTGCGCCCCGAGGTGCCGGGTCTGGCCTACTCGTGCGAGCAGGGGTTCTGCGGGACCTGCCAACAGCGGGTGGTCGAGGGCGAGATCGACCACCGCGACGAGCTGCTCACGGACGCGGAGCGCGACGACTCGATGCTGATCTGTGTCTCCCGCTGCCGCGGCGAGCGCCTGGTTCTCGATCTCTGA
- a CDS encoding metal-dependent hydrolase, which translates to MSNKRVTLKARQVSFAWDKTPLHWLPDDPFTTHTINVLHLLLPAGERWFVHVYKQVLPFIRDDRLREDVIGFIGQEAMHAQAHDEVLPHLREQGLDPTPYTAQVDWFFEKLLADRTLPPGKARQWWLMERVALIAAIEHYTAFLGNWVLNAEELDRRGADPMMLDLLRWHGAEEVEHRSVAFELFMHLDGSYRRRARTWATAFAALMFLWQRGARFFMENDPTLLDGKASFKAFYQGGKKGVLPSTPDMLRSIPRYLSRDYHPEQEGDTDQAVAYLASSPAARAAEAREGAAR; encoded by the coding sequence ATGTCTAATAAGCGCGTCACGCTGAAGGCACGCCAGGTGTCCTTCGCCTGGGACAAGACTCCCCTGCACTGGCTGCCCGACGACCCGTTCACCACGCACACCATCAATGTGCTGCATCTCCTGCTGCCCGCGGGTGAACGCTGGTTCGTGCACGTGTACAAGCAGGTGCTGCCCTTCATCCGTGACGACCGGCTCCGCGAGGACGTCATCGGCTTCATCGGCCAGGAGGCCATGCACGCGCAGGCCCACGACGAGGTGCTGCCGCACCTGCGCGAGCAGGGCCTGGACCCGACGCCGTACACCGCGCAGGTGGACTGGTTCTTCGAGAAGCTGCTCGCCGACCGGACGCTGCCGCCGGGCAAGGCCCGCCAGTGGTGGCTGATGGAGCGGGTCGCGCTGATCGCGGCGATCGAGCACTACACCGCGTTCCTCGGCAACTGGGTGCTGAACGCCGAGGAGCTGGACCGGCGCGGCGCCGACCCGATGATGCTGGACCTGCTGCGCTGGCACGGCGCGGAGGAGGTCGAGCACCGCTCGGTGGCCTTCGAGCTGTTCATGCACCTCGACGGCAGCTACCGGCGCCGGGCCCGCACCTGGGCCACCGCGTTCGCCGCCCTGATGTTCCTGTGGCAGCGCGGCGCGCGCTTCTTCATGGAGAACGACCCGACGCTCCTGGACGGCAAGGCCTCGTTCAAGGCCTTCTACCAGGGCGGCAAGAAGGGCGTGCTGCCGTCGACGCCCGACATGCTGCGGTCCATCCCGCGCTACCTGAGCCGCGACTACCACCCCGAGCAGGAGGGCGACACCGACCAGGCCGTCGCCTACCTCGCGTCCTCGCCCGCCGCCCGCGCCGCCGAGGCCCGCGAAGGAGCCGCCCGATGA
- a CDS encoding alpha-N-acetylglucosaminidase — MSAPTRRTVLGTAGAIGLGTALGGLVLPAPAHAAPALDTDAARAALNRRLPRHADQFRLRLTPGQGGGDRFRVTGETGRVEVEGTTPAVLLAGVHWYLKYTCGAHIAWNGDQLDLPDRLPAPDRPLERSTALPHRFALNDTNDGYTAPFAGWAYWERMIDVLALHGCNEVLVVAGMEAVYHRVLKDFGYSDAEARAWLPAPSHQPWWLLQNLSGYGGPLSPELIAERAALGRRIADRLRELGMRPVLPGYYGHVPKGFVERNGGDAHVVPQGVWHGFERPDWLDPRTDAFTRVAGSFYGHQRDVFGAVDAFKMDLLHEGGTAGDVPVGDAARGVERALQRNRPGAVWVILGWEANPLPALLDAVDKRRMLIVDGVSDRFTSVTDREEDWGGTPYTFGTIPNFGGRTTIGARAHIWNEKFFAWRDKPGSALTGTAYMPEGTDRDPAAFELWSELAWTEGPLDLPAWFDGYAGFRYGKDDKDARAAWRALQETAYRHTARERSDPHDSLFAARPDLAADSAAYYAPNALSYDPARFDAALAGLLGVAGSLRGSAAYRYDLVDVARQALAHRSRQLLPQLKAAYGAKDAAAFKALSTLWLKLMRLSDDVTGTDPAFLLGPWIQDARAMATSEAERAEFERCAKVLITVWGDRATSDPGHLHEYANREWQGLTADFYLPRWQKWLDTLEDALARGEAPAAVDWFAFEEPWTRERKDYPLRPYGDAYKTADRVRDVLARAPYQGTLKVSADPAAFPPGGHARVAATFRNVNGLRATGRVDFALSGLDAEPEGATSLERVEPAGEGTVAWRASAPGTPLDRPLRPLPYTIDVEYGPLGEDRVTYAHRGTLFEAGPLEAGWRTYSGNAAVFGQLDDRFAIDGGGADLWKGTAEFGTAYRAAAFTDGSAAELRVDTQAVTGAWARAGIIVRNSLATPGAQGFLNLSVTPSNGVVLSYDSNGDGTLDTYRRITGIKAPVLLRLSRSGGSYTGACSTDGGTTWRTVATVTVPGAAAVQDAGLFMSATNGGNGARGTVEFSGWRLT, encoded by the coding sequence ATGTCCGCACCGACGCGACGCACGGTCCTCGGCACGGCGGGTGCCATCGGACTCGGGACGGCCCTCGGCGGCCTCGTCCTGCCGGCGCCCGCACACGCGGCTCCGGCGCTTGATACGGACGCGGCGCGTGCCGCGCTCAACCGCCGGCTGCCGCGGCACGCGGACCAGTTCCGGCTGAGACTGACGCCCGGTCAGGGCGGCGGCGACCGGTTCCGGGTGACCGGGGAGACGGGCCGCGTCGAGGTGGAGGGGACGACCCCGGCCGTGCTGCTGGCCGGGGTCCACTGGTATCTGAAGTACACGTGCGGGGCGCACATCGCCTGGAACGGCGACCAGCTGGACCTGCCGGACCGGCTGCCCGCGCCGGACCGGCCGCTGGAGCGCTCGACGGCGCTGCCCCACCGGTTCGCCCTGAACGACACGAACGACGGCTACACGGCGCCGTTCGCCGGGTGGGCGTACTGGGAGCGGATGATCGACGTCCTGGCGCTGCACGGCTGCAACGAGGTGCTGGTCGTCGCGGGCATGGAGGCCGTCTACCACCGGGTCCTGAAGGACTTCGGGTACAGCGACGCGGAGGCGCGGGCCTGGCTGCCGGCGCCCTCGCACCAGCCGTGGTGGCTGCTGCAGAACCTCTCCGGGTACGGCGGCCCGCTCTCACCGGAGCTGATCGCGGAGCGCGCCGCGCTGGGCCGCCGGATCGCGGACCGGCTGCGCGAGCTGGGGATGCGGCCGGTGCTGCCGGGCTACTACGGGCACGTGCCGAAGGGGTTCGTCGAGCGGAACGGCGGCGACGCGCACGTGGTGCCGCAGGGCGTGTGGCACGGCTTCGAGCGGCCGGACTGGCTGGATCCGCGCACGGACGCGTTCACACGGGTCGCCGGGTCCTTCTACGGGCACCAGCGGGACGTGTTCGGGGCGGTCGACGCGTTCAAGATGGACCTGCTGCACGAGGGCGGCACGGCCGGTGACGTGCCGGTCGGGGACGCGGCGCGGGGCGTCGAGCGGGCGTTGCAGCGGAACCGGCCGGGGGCCGTCTGGGTGATCCTGGGCTGGGAGGCGAATCCGCTCCCCGCGCTCCTGGACGCCGTGGACAAGCGGCGGATGCTGATCGTCGACGGGGTCTCGGACCGGTTCACGTCGGTGACGGACCGGGAGGAGGACTGGGGCGGCACCCCGTACACGTTCGGCACGATCCCCAACTTCGGCGGGCGTACGACGATCGGGGCCCGCGCACACATCTGGAACGAGAAGTTCTTCGCCTGGCGCGACAAGCCGGGCAGCGCGCTCACGGGCACGGCGTACATGCCGGAGGGCACCGACCGCGATCCGGCCGCGTTCGAGCTGTGGTCCGAACTGGCGTGGACCGAGGGCCCGTTGGACCTGCCCGCCTGGTTCGACGGGTACGCGGGCTTCCGGTACGGGAAGGACGACAAGGACGCCCGCGCCGCGTGGCGGGCACTTCAGGAGACGGCGTACCGGCACACGGCGCGCGAGCGGTCCGACCCGCACGACTCGCTGTTCGCGGCGCGCCCGGACCTGGCGGCGGACAGCGCCGCCTACTACGCGCCGAACGCCCTCTCCTACGATCCGGCCCGCTTCGACGCCGCGCTCGCCGGGCTCCTGGGCGTGGCGGGGAGCCTGCGGGGCAGCGCCGCCTACCGCTACGACCTGGTGGACGTGGCCCGGCAGGCGCTCGCGCACCGCAGCCGCCAGTTGCTGCCGCAGCTGAAGGCGGCGTACGGGGCGAAGGACGCGGCCGCGTTCAAGGCGCTGTCCACGCTGTGGCTGAAGCTGATGCGGCTCTCGGACGACGTGACCGGCACCGATCCTGCGTTCCTGCTGGGCCCGTGGATCCAGGACGCGCGGGCGATGGCGACGAGCGAGGCGGAGCGGGCCGAGTTCGAGCGCTGCGCGAAGGTGCTGATCACGGTGTGGGGCGACCGGGCCACCTCGGACCCGGGCCATCTGCACGAGTACGCGAACCGCGAATGGCAGGGCCTGACGGCCGACTTCTACCTGCCGCGCTGGCAGAAGTGGCTGGACACGCTCGAGGACGCGCTGGCGCGCGGCGAGGCCCCGGCGGCCGTCGACTGGTTCGCGTTCGAGGAGCCGTGGACGCGGGAGCGCAAGGACTATCCGCTGCGGCCGTACGGGGACGCGTACAAAACGGCCGACCGGGTGCGGGACGTGCTCGCGCGGGCCCCCTACCAGGGCACCCTGAAGGTGTCGGCGGACCCCGCCGCCTTCCCGCCGGGCGGGCACGCGCGCGTGGCGGCCACGTTCCGCAACGTCAACGGGCTGCGGGCGACGGGCCGCGTCGACTTCGCGCTGTCCGGGCTCGACGCCGAGCCCGAGGGCGCCACCTCGCTGGAGCGGGTGGAGCCGGCGGGCGAGGGCACGGTGGCCTGGCGGGCGAGCGCGCCGGGCACCCCGCTGGACCGGCCGCTGCGCCCGCTGCCTTACACGATCGACGTGGAGTACGGGCCGCTGGGCGAGGACCGGGTCACGTACGCGCACCGGGGCACGCTCTTCGAGGCGGGACCGCTGGAGGCGGGCTGGCGGACGTACTCCGGCAACGCCGCTGTGTTCGGGCAGTTGGACGACCGGTTCGCGATCGACGGCGGCGGCGCGGACCTGTGGAAGGGCACAGCGGAGTTCGGCACGGCGTACCGGGCGGCGGCGTTCACGGACGGCTCGGCGGCCGAGCTGCGGGTGGACACGCAGGCGGTGACCGGTGCCTGGGCGCGGGCCGGGATCATCGTGCGCAACTCCCTCGCCACGCCCGGCGCGCAGGGCTTCCTGAACCTGTCGGTGACCCCGTCCAACGGTGTCGTGCTGTCCTACGACTCCAACGGCGACGGGACGCTGGACACGTACAGGCGGATCACCGGGATCAAGGCGCCGGTGCTGCTGCGGCTGTCCCGGTCGGGCGGCTCGTACACCGGGGCGTGCTCGACGGACGGCGGGACGACCTGGCGGACGGTGGCGACCGTGACGGTGCCCGGTGCGGCGGCGGTGCAGGACGCGGGCCTGTTCATGAGCGCGACGAACGGGGGCAACGGGGCGCGCGGAACAGTGGAGTTCAGCGGCTGGCGGTTGACGTAG
- a CDS encoding DUF1996 domain-containing protein, producing the protein MTVASAALLLGGGGLAAVNVYASAHEEDPQETEQVGQVVATIDCPDVGTALADVPEAARGEVDGELAALDRQITEAYQRLADNQDAAARDPQFVDNSILGPLEDQRTAVLGRIAEDIRRAGGQPPDGLDAMAACTGRASDAPAPSASPGPPGGGNGPEASDFVDIESVQPNAQAPRNRRGASRGSFTTKCGRNENGKFNPDNVIVAPGVSNGAHHMHDYVGNQATDAFSSDDDLAAGDTSCRNQGDRSTYYWPVLRLQNGEDENDAGADGGGKDQNVGEIQTPASVTLRFDGSPVSKVVPMPRFLRIITGDAKAFTNGDANANASWSCTGFEDRQLKDKYPICPDGSRVVRTFRFQSCWDGVNTDSANHRTHVAFEDPRTGACPEGFKAIPQLVQRIVYDVPPGPGFAVDSFPEQLHKPVTDHGDFINVFDERLMRRVAACINRGDRCR; encoded by the coding sequence ATGACCGTCGCGTCGGCCGCGCTGCTCCTGGGCGGGGGTGGGCTGGCCGCGGTCAACGTGTACGCGTCGGCCCATGAAGAGGACCCGCAGGAGACGGAGCAGGTGGGCCAGGTGGTGGCCACGATCGACTGTCCGGACGTCGGGACCGCGCTGGCCGACGTGCCGGAGGCGGCACGCGGCGAGGTCGACGGTGAACTCGCCGCGCTCGACCGGCAGATCACCGAGGCCTATCAGCGGCTCGCGGACAACCAGGACGCGGCCGCGCGGGACCCGCAGTTCGTCGACAACAGCATTCTGGGCCCGCTCGAGGACCAGCGCACCGCCGTCCTCGGCCGGATCGCCGAGGACATCCGGCGGGCGGGCGGACAGCCGCCGGACGGGCTGGACGCGATGGCCGCGTGCACGGGGCGGGCGTCGGACGCGCCCGCGCCCTCCGCGAGCCCGGGGCCGCCGGGCGGGGGCAACGGGCCCGAGGCGAGCGACTTCGTCGACATCGAGTCCGTGCAGCCGAACGCGCAGGCCCCGCGCAACCGCCGCGGCGCCTCCCGCGGCAGCTTCACCACCAAGTGCGGGCGCAACGAGAACGGCAAGTTCAACCCGGACAACGTGATCGTCGCGCCCGGCGTGAGCAACGGCGCCCACCACATGCACGACTACGTCGGCAACCAGGCCACCGACGCGTTCTCGAGCGACGACGACCTCGCGGCCGGTGACACCAGCTGCCGCAACCAGGGCGACCGGTCCACGTACTACTGGCCGGTGCTGCGGCTGCAGAACGGCGAGGACGAGAACGACGCGGGCGCGGACGGCGGCGGCAAGGACCAGAACGTGGGCGAGATCCAGACGCCCGCGTCGGTGACGCTGAGGTTCGACGGGAGTCCGGTCTCCAAGGTCGTGCCGATGCCGCGCTTCCTGCGGATCATCACCGGCGACGCGAAGGCCTTCACCAACGGTGACGCGAACGCCAACGCGTCGTGGAGCTGCACCGGCTTCGAGGACCGGCAGCTGAAGGACAAGTACCCGATCTGCCCGGACGGTTCGCGGGTCGTGCGCACCTTCCGCTTCCAGAGCTGCTGGGACGGAGTGAACACGGACAGCGCCAACCACCGTACGCACGTGGCGTTCGAGGACCCGCGCACGGGCGCCTGCCCCGAGGGGTTCAAGGCGATCCCGCAGCTCGTGCAGCGGATCGTGTACGACGTGCCGCCGGGGCCCGGCTTCGCGGTCGACTCGTTCCCCGAGCAGCTGCACAAGCCGGTGACCGACCACGGCGACTTCATCAACGTCTTCGACGAGCGGCTGATGCGGCGGGTGGCCGCCTGCATCAACCGGGGCGACCGCTGCCGGTGA
- a CDS encoding response regulator transcription factor — translation MRVVLAEDLFLLRDGLVRMLEAFDFEIAAAVESGPELTKALAELAPDVAVVDVRLPPSHTDEGLQCALAARRARPGLPVLVLSQHVEQLYARELLADGNGGVGYLLKDRVFDAEQFVDAVRRVAAGGTAMDPTVIQQLLARRGVEEPLGGLTPRELEVLELMAQGRSNAAIAGQLVVTERAIAKHTSNIFLKLGLPVSDDDNRRVLAVLRYLDSR, via the coding sequence TTGCGTGTTGTCCTAGCCGAAGACCTGTTCCTGCTGCGGGACGGCCTGGTGCGGATGCTGGAGGCGTTCGACTTCGAGATCGCGGCCGCCGTCGAGAGCGGGCCCGAACTCACCAAGGCCCTCGCCGAGTTGGCGCCCGACGTCGCCGTCGTCGACGTACGGCTGCCGCCCTCGCACACGGACGAGGGCCTGCAGTGCGCGCTCGCGGCGCGCCGGGCACGGCCCGGCCTGCCGGTCCTGGTGCTCTCGCAGCACGTGGAGCAGCTGTACGCCCGTGAACTGCTGGCCGACGGGAACGGCGGGGTCGGCTATCTGCTGAAGGACCGGGTGTTCGACGCGGAGCAGTTCGTCGACGCGGTGCGCCGGGTCGCGGCGGGCGGCACGGCGATGGACCCGACGGTGATCCAGCAGCTCCTGGCGCGGCGGGGCGTGGAGGAGCCGCTCGGCGGGCTGACCCCGCGGGAGCTGGAGGTGCTGGAGCTGATGGCGCAGGGCCGCTCGAACGCGGCGATCGCGGGGCAGCTCGTGGTCACCGAGCGCGCCATCGCCAAGCACACCTCCAACATCTTCCTCAAGCTCGGCCTGCCCGTGTCCGACGACGACAACCGGCGGGTGCTGGCCGTGCTCCGGTACCTCGACAGCCGCTGA
- a CDS encoding sensor histidine kinase, which produces MGTRARSAVVAGLRGLALAVVGFAGSVTLFVLTVLSLAFVLLGVGALTTPWILDLVRHWANWRRAVAAEWCGVRIPAAYRPFPADLPGGVLGQVTRCRLMLGDPATWRDLRWLPVDMTAGFATALLPAALVLYPVEGYALAAGLWRVFTDGTHIGWWYAFVPVSGQGTALLAALLATVFLGVALFVAPALLKAHFQLTRAVLVPADGELAERVRVLTDTRKDAVDTSAAELRRIERDLHDGAQARLVAMGMDLGTIEALIEKDPAKAKEMVARARRSSADALTELRDLVRGIHPPVLAERGLGDAVRALALRLPVSAEVGVETAGRADAPVESAAYFAVSEALANVVKHAGADRVWVDIRHEDGRLRIAVTDDGRGGAAVEAGGGLAGIERRLGTFDGVLAVSSPAGGPTMVTMEIPCVLS; this is translated from the coding sequence ATGGGTACGAGGGCGCGGAGCGCCGTGGTGGCGGGACTGCGGGGGCTGGCCCTGGCCGTGGTCGGGTTCGCCGGGTCGGTCACCCTGTTCGTGCTGACCGTCCTGTCACTGGCCTTCGTCCTGCTCGGCGTCGGCGCGCTGACCACCCCCTGGATCCTGGACCTCGTACGGCACTGGGCGAACTGGCGGCGGGCCGTCGCCGCCGAGTGGTGCGGGGTGCGGATCCCGGCGGCGTACCGGCCGTTTCCGGCCGATCTGCCCGGCGGGGTGCTCGGGCAGGTGACGCGCTGCCGGCTGATGCTCGGGGACCCGGCGACCTGGCGGGACCTGCGCTGGCTGCCCGTCGACATGACGGCCGGGTTCGCGACGGCGCTGCTGCCCGCCGCGCTCGTCCTCTACCCCGTCGAGGGGTACGCGCTCGCGGCCGGGCTGTGGCGGGTCTTCACGGACGGCACGCACATCGGCTGGTGGTACGCGTTCGTGCCGGTCTCCGGGCAGGGCACCGCGCTGCTCGCCGCGCTCCTCGCCACGGTGTTCCTCGGCGTCGCGCTGTTCGTGGCGCCGGCGCTGCTCAAGGCGCACTTCCAGCTGACCCGGGCCGTGCTCGTGCCCGCCGACGGCGAACTCGCCGAGCGGGTAAGGGTGTTGACGGACACCCGCAAGGACGCGGTGGACACGTCGGCGGCCGAACTGCGGCGCATCGAGCGGGATCTGCACGACGGGGCGCAGGCCCGGCTCGTCGCGATGGGCATGGACCTCGGCACGATCGAGGCGCTCATCGAGAAGGACCCCGCGAAGGCGAAGGAGATGGTGGCGCGGGCCCGCCGGTCCTCCGCCGACGCGCTGACCGAACTGCGCGACCTGGTGCGCGGGATCCATCCGCCGGTGCTCGCCGAGCGCGGTCTCGGCGACGCGGTACGGGCCCTCGCGCTGCGGCTGCCGGTGAGCGCCGAGGTCGGCGTCGAGACGGCGGGGCGGGCGGACGCCCCGGTCGAGTCGGCGGCCTACTTCGCGGTGAGCGAGGCGCTGGCGAACGTGGTCAAGCACGCGGGCGCGGACCGGGTCTGGGTCGACATCCGGCACGAGGACGGCCGGCTGCGGATCGCGGTCACCGACGACGGCAGGGGCGGTGCGGCGGTCGAGGCGGGCGGCGGACTCGCCGGGATCGAGCGCCGGCTCGGTACATTCGACGGTGTCCTCGCCGTCAGCTCCCCCGCGGGCGGTCCGACCATGGTGACCATGGAGATCCCTTGCGTGTTGTCCTAG